The DNA window CTTCGTCAAGCGGTATCAGGGAACGAACGCCTGCCAGGGCAAGGTCTGCCGCCAGTATCGCATTTGCGACGAGCATTCCGTTTCTCTTTATGCAGGGACATTCGACTATGCCGCCGACAGGGTCGCAGGCAAGTCCGAGCAGTGATTTTATTGTCAGCGCCGCCGCGTGCAGACAGGTTTCGCAGGAGCCTCCGCGAAGAAACGCGAGAGCTGCCGAACCCATGGCTGAGGCTGCCCCGCATTCTGCCTGACAGCCGCCTTCGGCGCCCGCAAGCGTTGCACGTTTGGCGATAACCTCACCTATTGCCCCGGCGACTATGAGGGCGTCTGTCAGCTGTTCTTCCCAGTCTTCTCCGGCGCGGAGTGTTTTCCACGCGGAAAAAATGCCCGGAAGTATTCCGCAGCTTCCGGCGGTCGGTGCGGCTACCACCCTGCCCATGGTCGCGTTGTGTTTTGAAACCTGAATTGCGGTTTTTGAAGCGTACAGGATAAATTCACCGCTCAGCGCGTCACCGCCGAAATTAAGCTCAGGAATCTGTCCGAATTTCAGCGGTTCCGTGTTTGCCGCGGCGTCTTCCACGCTTTCAAATATCGCGAGAAGTCTGCCGTGCATCCTTTTGCGTATCTCTGCTTCCGAAACGCCGGTATCTGTTGAAGACAATTTCAAAATCGCCTGAACGATTGAAATATTTTCTTT is part of the Candidatus Equadaptatus faecalis genome and encodes:
- the sdaAA gene encoding L-serine ammonia-lyase, iron-sulfur-dependent, subunit alpha, giving the protein MLKAAETILRVTEKENISIVQAILKLSSTDTGVSEAEIRKRMHGRLLAIFESVEDAAANTEPLKFGQIPELNFGGDALSGEFILYASKTAIQVSKHNATMGRVVAAPTAGSCGILPGIFSAWKTLRAGEDWEEQLTDALIVAGAIGEVIAKRATLAGAEGGCQAECGAASAMGSAALAFLRGGSCETCLHAAALTIKSLLGLACDPVGGIVECPCIKRNGMLVANAILAADLALAGVRSLIPLDEVIDTMKEIGQMLPPAIRETSLGGLAQTPSGIALTKKLHEGE